One genomic window of Luteitalea pratensis includes the following:
- a CDS encoding helix-turn-helix domain-containing protein, with the protein MDLRVQFISEYLADRFTMTALAAQYGISRKTAYKWVARYDAAGPAALGDRSRRPHQHPAATAPALVEALLRVRRRHPQWGAKKLLALGRRQQPDAAWPSRSTVCDLLQRHGLIVPRRRRRPVPHGSHRLAPLTGPNVTWTTDFKGEFRTGDRAYCYPLTLRDGFSRYVLRCDALLSRTTAETRRCFARAFAAYGLPERIRSDNGSPFAGPGLGRLSRLNVWWMRLGIVPERTGLGRPDQNGSHEQFHRVLKAETTRPPARTARAQQERFRTFCREYNGIRPHEALDNQPPATVYQPSPRALPARVPALVYPGHWEVRRVDSNGCIAWGGAPLFLTEVLDGESVALEAVDDGVWTLHFASVSLGRVHDRTRTITALPPAQHP; encoded by the coding sequence GTGGATCTACGTGTGCAGTTCATCAGTGAGTACCTGGCGGATCGGTTCACCATGACGGCGCTCGCGGCCCAGTACGGCATCAGCCGCAAGACGGCGTACAAATGGGTCGCCCGCTACGACGCGGCGGGGCCCGCGGCGTTGGGGGATCGCTCGCGTCGGCCGCATCAGCATCCGGCGGCGACGGCCCCGGCGCTGGTGGAGGCCCTGTTGCGCGTCCGGCGGCGTCATCCGCAGTGGGGGGCCAAGAAGCTGCTGGCGCTGGGGCGCCGGCAGCAGCCCGACGCCGCGTGGCCGAGTCGATCGACCGTGTGTGATCTGCTGCAGCGCCACGGGCTGATCGTGCCGCGCCGGCGCCGGCGGCCGGTGCCGCACGGGAGCCACAGGCTGGCGCCCCTCACCGGGCCCAACGTCACGTGGACGACCGACTTCAAGGGCGAATTCCGCACGGGAGACCGCGCCTATTGCTATCCGTTGACGCTGCGCGACGGTTTCAGTCGGTATGTGCTGCGCTGCGATGCCCTGCTCAGCCGCACGACCGCGGAGACGCGCCGTTGCTTCGCGCGCGCGTTCGCGGCCTATGGGCTGCCCGAGCGGATCCGCAGTGACAATGGGAGCCCGTTTGCCGGGCCGGGCCTGGGCCGCCTCTCGCGGCTGAATGTCTGGTGGATGCGGCTCGGGATTGTCCCGGAGCGCACCGGCCTTGGGCGCCCCGATCAGAATGGGTCGCATGAACAGTTCCACCGCGTGCTCAAGGCCGAGACGACCCGGCCGCCCGCGCGGACCGCGCGCGCGCAACAGGAGCGCTTCCGAACGTTCTGCCGCGAGTACAACGGCATCCGCCCCCATGAAGCGCTCGACAATCAGCCGCCCGCGACGGTGTATCAGCCCTCGCCGCGCGCGCTGCCGGCGCGAGTCCCGGCCCTCGTGTATCCCGGCCACTGGGAGGTACGCCGCGTGGACAGCAATGGCTGCATCGCCTGGGGCGGCGCGCCGCTGTTTCTGACCGAAGTACTCGACGGCGAGTCGGTCGCCCTCGAAGCGGTCGATGATGGGGTCTGGACGCTGCATTTTGCGTCGGTCAGTCTGGGGCGTGTTCATGATCGCACTCGCACCATCACGGCGCTGCCGCCCGCGCAGCATCCGTGA
- a CDS encoding Gfo/Idh/MocA family protein, producing the protein MTNTQRASSRRQFLKTAAVVSTAVTGFPSIVPATVLGAQAPSNQITIGAIGVGRISRGHDMPGLWKFSQARIMAVCDLDARRVDDAKTLINGQYAKSSGKPYDGVTGYADYRELLANRDIDAVVISTPDHWHAAIAMAAARAGKDIYLQKPASLTIAEGRALSDAVHRTGVIFQIGSQQRSQPQFLRACELVRNGRVGQLKTVQVGLPGDPAGQDEPEMPVPPHFNYDMWLGSTPRVYYTEKRVHPQVGYDRPGWLRCEQFGAGMITGWGAHHIDTAHWGMGTEFTGPVEVSGKAEFPKSGLWNVHGPFRTEGRYADGVVMTVSGDFPNGIRFEGTDGWIFVSRGNETVTSSDPGAKLKDAQALAASDPRILDSVIGSDGVHLYKSSDHHGNWLECIRTRQQPIAPVEVAHRACSTCLLHHIAMKLPRPLHWDPVTERFRDDDEANALLSRPQRHPYGLPT; encoded by the coding sequence ATGACCAACACACAACGTGCAAGCTCCAGGCGCCAGTTCCTGAAAACCGCGGCGGTGGTTTCGACCGCGGTCACCGGCTTCCCCAGCATCGTGCCTGCCACGGTCCTGGGTGCGCAGGCGCCGAGCAACCAGATCACCATCGGCGCGATCGGCGTCGGCCGCATCTCTCGCGGCCACGACATGCCCGGGCTCTGGAAGTTCTCGCAGGCCCGGATCATGGCCGTCTGCGACCTCGACGCCCGGCGCGTCGACGATGCGAAGACCCTGATCAACGGCCAGTACGCGAAGAGCAGCGGCAAGCCGTACGACGGCGTAACCGGCTACGCCGACTACCGCGAACTGCTCGCCAATCGCGACATCGACGCCGTCGTCATCAGCACCCCCGACCACTGGCATGCGGCGATCGCGATGGCCGCGGCGCGTGCCGGCAAGGACATCTACCTGCAGAAGCCAGCCTCGCTGACAATCGCCGAGGGCCGTGCCCTCAGTGATGCCGTGCATCGCACTGGCGTCATCTTCCAGATCGGCAGCCAGCAGCGTTCGCAGCCGCAGTTCCTTCGCGCCTGTGAACTCGTCCGCAACGGGCGCGTCGGCCAGTTGAAGACCGTCCAGGTCGGCTTGCCCGGGGATCCCGCCGGTCAGGACGAGCCCGAGATGCCGGTGCCGCCGCATTTCAACTACGACATGTGGCTCGGCTCGACGCCACGCGTGTACTACACCGAGAAGCGCGTCCACCCGCAGGTCGGTTACGACCGGCCAGGATGGCTGCGCTGTGAACAGTTCGGCGCCGGCATGATCACCGGCTGGGGCGCGCACCACATCGACACGGCGCACTGGGGCATGGGCACGGAGTTCACGGGGCCGGTCGAAGTCAGCGGCAAGGCCGAATTCCCGAAGAGCGGGCTCTGGAACGTGCACGGGCCCTTCCGCACCGAGGGCCGCTACGCCGACGGCGTGGTGATGACCGTCAGTGGTGACTTCCCCAACGGCATCCGCTTCGAAGGCACCGACGGATGGATCTTCGTCTCGCGGGGCAACGAGACGGTCACGTCGAGCGACCCCGGTGCCAAGCTGAAGGACGCGCAGGCGCTCGCGGCGAGCGATCCGCGCATCCTCGACTCGGTGATCGGCTCCGACGGGGTGCACCTCTACAAGAGCAGCGACCATCACGGCAACTGGCTCGAGTGCATCCGTACTCGTCAGCAGCCGATTGCGCCGGTCGAAGTCGCCCACCGCGCCTGCTCGACCTGCTTGCTCCACCACATCGCGATGAAGCTGCCACGGCCACTGCACTGGGATCCGGTCACCGAACGCTTCCGCGACGACGACGAGGCGAACGCCCTGCTCTCGCGGCCGCAGCGGCATCCGTATGGGCTGCCGACCTGA
- a CDS encoding arylamine N-acetyltransferase family protein, protein MTTQTEWLDLYFARIGYGGPAAPTLGVLQAISAGHVDAIPFENLDVLLGRPIELTHDALVDKLVRGHRGGYCFEQNGLLLDVLQAIGFSVRPLSARVRYQQPRDFTPARTHLFLQVDLDGEPWMADVGFGGFSLATPIRLVANTAQQTPHDQRRIVAEDGRWFHQIRLGEAWQDLHEFAREEMPLIDRVVSNWYTSTYPTSSFRQRLVAARARPGGHRLTLLNRELTRRQPDGGADVTSIDTPGQLLEVLESEFGLTFPAGTTFPCPGLEWDTER, encoded by the coding sequence ATGACGACGCAGACCGAATGGCTCGACCTGTACTTTGCCCGCATCGGCTACGGCGGTCCCGCCGCGCCGACGCTGGGGGTCTTGCAGGCCATCTCGGCTGGTCACGTCGACGCAATCCCGTTCGAGAATCTCGACGTCCTGCTCGGCCGGCCCATCGAACTGACGCATGACGCGCTCGTCGACAAACTGGTGCGCGGTCACCGCGGCGGCTACTGCTTCGAGCAGAACGGACTGCTGCTCGACGTGCTCCAGGCCATCGGCTTCAGCGTGCGCCCCCTCTCCGCGCGGGTGCGCTACCAGCAGCCACGCGACTTCACGCCGGCGCGCACGCACCTGTTCCTCCAGGTCGATCTCGACGGCGAGCCATGGATGGCCGACGTCGGCTTCGGCGGGTTCTCGCTGGCCACCCCGATCCGCCTCGTCGCGAACACCGCACAGCAAACGCCCCACGACCAGCGCCGCATCGTCGCGGAGGACGGGCGCTGGTTCCATCAGATCCGCCTCGGCGAGGCCTGGCAAGACCTGCACGAATTCGCGCGTGAGGAAATGCCGCTGATCGATCGGGTGGTATCCAACTGGTACACGAGCACGTACCCGACCTCGTCCTTCCGGCAGCGGCTCGTTGCCGCGCGGGCGCGGCCAGGCGGTCACCGCCTGACGCTGCTCAACCGTGAACTGACGAGGCGGCAACCCGATGGCGGCGCCGACGTCACGAGCATCGACACGCCAGGGCAGCTCCTCGAGGTCCTCGAGTCCGAGTTCGGCCTGACCTTCCCCGCCGGCACGACGTTTCCGTGTCCAGGTCTCGAGTGGGACACGGAAAGATAA
- a CDS encoding Gfo/Idh/MocA family protein: MSLAPLHAGAQQMSGAATVEAQVTQPKWEGPPRLKFGVIGLNHGHITGMTDAIMRGGGELAWVYAKEPALLKQFQEKYPTVKVARSEAEVLDDAAVKVVLSAAIPAERAPLGIRVMRAGKDFIADKPGITSLAQLAEVRKVQAETKRIYSIVYSERFENRATVKAGELVKAGAIGKVLQTIGLGPHRAGYKARPEWFFDVATYGGILTDIASHQADQFLFFTGSTKAEVVASQAGNVHTPQYPKFQDFGDMMLRGDGGTGYVRVDWFTPDGLPTWGDGRLTILGTDGFIEIRKNVDIVGRPGGSHLFLSDQKETKYVDTSKVELTYGRQVVSDILDRTATAMTQAHCFLAMQLVLEAQHKAQPPVMKT, encoded by the coding sequence ATGTCGCTGGCACCGCTCCACGCAGGCGCACAACAGATGTCCGGCGCGGCGACGGTCGAGGCACAGGTCACGCAGCCGAAGTGGGAGGGGCCGCCGCGTCTCAAGTTCGGCGTGATCGGCCTCAACCACGGGCACATCACCGGCATGACCGACGCCATCATGCGTGGCGGCGGCGAACTCGCCTGGGTCTACGCCAAGGAACCCGCACTCCTGAAGCAGTTCCAGGAGAAGTATCCGACCGTGAAGGTCGCCCGCTCCGAAGCCGAGGTCCTCGACGACGCCGCGGTCAAGGTGGTGTTGAGTGCCGCCATTCCGGCGGAGCGGGCGCCGCTCGGCATCCGCGTGATGCGGGCCGGCAAGGACTTCATCGCCGACAAACCCGGTATCACTTCGCTCGCGCAGTTGGCCGAGGTCCGCAAGGTGCAGGCCGAGACGAAGCGCATCTACTCGATCGTCTACAGCGAGCGGTTCGAGAATCGCGCCACGGTCAAGGCGGGGGAACTCGTGAAGGCCGGGGCCATCGGCAAGGTGTTGCAGACGATCGGCCTCGGCCCGCATCGCGCCGGCTACAAGGCACGGCCCGAGTGGTTCTTCGATGTCGCCACCTATGGCGGCATCCTGACCGACATCGCCTCCCACCAGGCCGACCAGTTCCTGTTCTTCACCGGCTCCACGAAGGCGGAGGTCGTCGCTTCGCAGGCCGGCAACGTCCACACGCCGCAGTACCCGAAGTTCCAGGACTTCGGCGACATGATGCTGCGGGGCGACGGTGGCACCGGCTACGTCCGCGTGGACTGGTTCACGCCAGACGGCCTGCCGACCTGGGGCGACGGCCGCCTCACGATTCTCGGCACCGACGGGTTCATCGAGATCCGCAAGAACGTCGACATCGTCGGACGTCCCGGCGGCAGTCACCTGTTCCTGTCGGATCAGAAGGAAACCAAGTACGTCGACACCAGCAAGGTGGAGCTGACGTATGGGCGGCAGGTGGTCAGCGACATCCTCGATCGCACCGCGACGGCGATGACGCAGGCACACTGTTTCCTCGCCATGCAACTCGTGCTCGAGGCGCAGCACAAGGCGCAGCCGCCGGTCATGAAGACCTAG
- a CDS encoding acetamidase/formamidase family protein — protein MTKWINRPWLAAIRGCLALCICFLSIETQASPQAAEPQEIVAATYYNTFSRAHPVLKRVRPGDTVRTRTLDASGRDENGVQRGQPGNPLTGPFYVDGAEPGDALVVRFTSVRMNRNWGYTAYRLGLFSLTPESIEGLYPGRYKEGLLIPGRANLVPWDIDLERQMVRLREPVSGIVTLEFPAKPMVGCVGVAPAGDFAPTSGPAGSYGGNLDYNEIGEGTVVMLPVYHPGALLFVGDGHALQGDGEPTGTGIETSMALEFTVDVRKKAGLAGPRAATGEHIISIGSQPEFVSALNRALQMATSDMVNWLTTEYKLEPWAAHLLIGYQGRYDVVTAAGSMALKIPKKYLPQRR, from the coding sequence ATGACCAAATGGATCAATCGACCTTGGTTGGCCGCGATCCGCGGGTGCCTGGCCCTCTGCATCTGCTTCCTGTCCATCGAGACCCAGGCGTCACCTCAGGCAGCGGAACCGCAGGAAATCGTCGCCGCGACCTACTACAACACGTTCTCGCGTGCGCATCCGGTGTTGAAGCGAGTCCGTCCAGGCGACACCGTGCGAACCCGGACGCTTGATGCCAGTGGCCGGGACGAGAACGGTGTGCAGCGTGGGCAGCCCGGCAATCCGCTGACCGGGCCGTTCTACGTGGACGGGGCAGAGCCGGGCGATGCGCTCGTCGTGCGCTTCACGAGCGTGAGGATGAACCGCAACTGGGGGTACACGGCATATCGGCTCGGCTTGTTTTCATTGACCCCCGAGTCGATCGAAGGTCTGTACCCTGGCCGCTACAAAGAGGGGCTCCTGATTCCTGGGCGCGCAAATCTTGTGCCCTGGGATATTGACCTGGAGCGCCAGATGGTCAGGCTCCGAGAGCCCGTGAGCGGAATCGTCACGTTGGAGTTTCCGGCCAAGCCCATGGTCGGATGTGTCGGTGTCGCGCCTGCGGGAGATTTTGCGCCGACCAGTGGGCCAGCCGGTTCCTATGGAGGAAATCTCGACTACAACGAGATTGGAGAAGGCACTGTCGTCATGCTGCCCGTCTACCACCCCGGCGCGTTGCTGTTTGTTGGCGATGGCCATGCACTGCAGGGCGACGGTGAGCCGACTGGCACTGGCATCGAAACGTCCATGGCCCTCGAGTTCACGGTCGACGTTCGGAAGAAAGCCGGTTTGGCAGGCCCGCGCGCGGCAACAGGCGAGCACATCATCAGCATCGGCAGTCAGCCCGAGTTCGTCAGTGCCCTCAATCGAGCGCTGCAGATGGCCACCAGCGACATGGTCAACTGGCTGACGACCGAATACAAACTGGAACCGTGGGCAGCGCATCTGCTCATTGGCTATCAAGGCCGGTACGACGTCGTCACCGCTGCCGGATCGATGGCGCTGAAGATTCCGAAGAAATACCTCCCGCAACGACGCTGA
- a CDS encoding HAD family hydrolase — protein sequence MTPRPSVLLFDLGGVLVDFSGVEDLRPLLPEVLDDEALLARWAACPHSLAYGAGQLTTDEFVPLFLRDWRIALEPAVFRTAWQGWVRGWLPGAAALIQELRPQYRLAALSNSNAAHWEQLARLGMLDAFDLALGSHELGVRKPDPDIYRQALRRLAVPAAEVSFFDDSAANVDAARGLGLQAVQVDGPDAVRRHLEAATLI from the coding sequence ATGACGCCGCGTCCCTCCGTGCTCCTGTTCGACCTCGGCGGCGTGCTCGTCGACTTCTCCGGTGTCGAGGACCTGCGTCCGCTGCTCCCCGAGGTCCTCGACGACGAGGCGCTGCTGGCGCGGTGGGCGGCTTGCCCACATTCGCTGGCGTATGGCGCCGGCCAGCTCACCACTGACGAATTCGTGCCGTTGTTCCTGCGCGACTGGCGGATTGCCCTCGAGCCGGCGGTGTTCCGGACGGCGTGGCAGGGCTGGGTGCGTGGCTGGCTGCCCGGCGCCGCGGCCCTGATCCAGGAACTCCGACCGCAGTATCGGCTGGCGGCGCTCAGCAACTCGAACGCCGCGCATTGGGAGCAACTGGCCCGACTCGGCATGCTCGACGCCTTCGACCTCGCGCTCGGCTCGCACGAACTCGGCGTGAGAAAGCCGGACCCGGACATCTATCGCCAGGCCCTGCGTCGCCTCGCCGTCCCGGCGGCCGAGGTGTCGTTCTTCGACGACAGCGCCGCCAACGTCGACGCGGCCCGTGGCTTGGGCCTGCAGGCCGTGCAGGTGGATGGCCCAGACGCCGTGCGCCGCCATCTCGAAGCGGCCACGTTGATCTGA